In Aeromicrobium wangtongii, the DNA window TCGTTTCCGGCCAAGGGGTCACAGATCTACCACTCGGTCGGCGTCTGGCCGGCCCTGATCGACGACTCGACCGAGGTCCTGGACGTCGATCCGTACCAGCACATCCGGCTGCGGGCGCGCGGCTGGCCGATCGGTGAGGCCGAGGTCGTCATCGAGCTGGGGCCGTCCGGCGCCTTCACCGAGGTCGTGATCCGAGAGGACGCCGTCGCGGGCCCCGGAACCCTGATCCCCGAGCCGCTGAAGGGCCTGTCCCTGAAGTGGCGCAACACCGAGACGCTGCGACGGCTGGCCTACATCGCCGAGAACCGCACCGCGTCCTGATCCCACGATCCACCCCGAGCACCGACCCCGAGGAGACATGCATGAAGGCACTGACCTGGCAGGGCACCGAGAAGGTCTCGGTCGAGGACGTCCCCGACCCTCGCATCGAGCAGCCGAACGACGCGATCATCAAGGTGACGTCGGCGGCCATCTGCGGCTCCGATCTGCACCTGTACAAGGTGCTGGGCGCGTACCTGCACCCCGGAGACGTCCTGGGTCACGAGACGATGGGCATCGTCGAGGAGGTCGGGCCCGAGGCCGGTGACCTGAAGGTCGGCGACCGGGTCGTGGTGCCGTTCAACATCTCGTGCGGACACTGCTGGATGTGCTCCCGGGGTCTGTTCGCGCAGTGCGAGACGACCCAGGTCACCGAGTACGGCAAGGGAGCATCGCTGTTCGGGTTCACCGACATGTATGGCGCCGTCCCCGGCGGCCAGGCGGAGTACCTGCGCGTGCCGCAGGCCCAGTTCGGCCCGGTCAAGGTGCCCGAGGGCGTCTCGGACGAGCGGTACCTCTACGTCTCGGACGTCCTGCCCACGTCGTGGCAGGCCTTTGAGTACACCGGCCTCTCCAAGGGTGAGACGCTCGCCGTGTTCGGTCTGGGCCCGATCGGGCAGATGACCACACGCATCGCGCTGCACGCCGGCGTCCGTGTCATCGGCGTCGACCGGGTGCCCGAGCGGCTCGAGCTGGCCAAGGCCTGGGGTGCGGAGGTCATCGACCTGGACCAGGCCGGCGACGTGACCGCCGCGATCTTCGACCTCACGCAGGGGCGTGGCGCCGACGCCACCGTCGACGCCGTGGGCATGGAGGCGCACGGCAACCCGATCGCCGAGAAGGTCATCGGCGCGGTCGGCCTGCTGCCCGACGCGCTGGGCAAGCCGGCGATGGAGAAGCTCGGCATCGACCGGCTCGCGGCGCTGAACCTGGCGATCAAGTCGGTCCGCCGCGGCGGCACGGTCTCGGTCAGCGGTGTGTACGGCGGCGCGGTGGATCCCATGCCCATGATGGAGATGTTCGACCGCGGCATCACGATGCGGATGGGCCAGTGCCACGTCAAGCGCTGGACCGAGGACATCGTCAAGGTGCTGCAGCAGGACGAGGACGTGCTGGGCACCGAGTCACTCGCCACCCATCGCCTGCCGCTGGCCGAGGCGCCTGCCGCCTACGAGATGTTCCAGAAGAAGCAGGACGGTTGCGTCAAGGTCGTGCTGAAGCCGTGACGCACAGCTCGGGGGATCTCGAGGTCGCGCGGCGTCGGCCACCGGCATGACGGCACGCGCCCACGACGCCGTCGTGATCGGCGCCGGGCCCAACGGGCTCGTCGCCGCGAATCATCTCGCGGACGCCGGGTGGTCGGTGCTGGTGCTGGAGGCGCAGGACGATGTCGGCGGCGCGGTGCGAAGTGCGCGCGACGTCCACCCCGAGTTCGTGCACGACACGTTCAGCGCGTTCTATCCCCTGGCGCATGCCTCGGCGACGATCCGCTCCTTCGGCCTGGAGGAGCACGGACTCACGTGGAGGCATGCGCCGGCCGTCCTCGGGCACCCGACTCCCGACGGCAGCTGGGCCATGCTGCACCGCGACCGCGAGGTCACCGCCGGCCTGTTCGACCGGGCCCACGCCGGCGACGGCGAGGCGTGGCTCGCGCTGTGCTCCCAGTGGGACAGCATCGGCGACCAGATGATCGGTGCGCTGCTGTCGCCGTTCCCGCCCGTGCGCCACGGCCTCGGGGCGCTGACGAAGCTGCGCAGCGTCGGCGGTCTCGACTTCGTGAAGATGATGCTGACCCCGGCCAGCGATCTGGGCGCCTCGCGATTCGGGGGTGTCGGACCGCGGCTGGTCATCGCGGGCAACGCCGGTCACGCCGACATCCCGCTCAATGCCCCGGGGTCCGGCCTGATGGGTGTCCTGATGTCGATGCTCGGCCAGACGGTGGGCTTCCCGGTGCCCGAGGGCGGCGCCGGCGAGCTCACCCAGTCCCTGCGCCGCCGGTTCGAGTCGCTCGGGGGCGAGGTGCGGTGCTCGGCCGAGGTGACGCGCATCGAGGTCGCCGACCGCCGGGCCACCGCCGTCCGCACCCGGGACGGGGAACGATTCGCCGCCCACCGGGCCGTCATCGCCGATGTCGTGGCTCCGCACCTGTACGGCGGCCTTGTCGCGTGGGAGGACCTGCCCGCCAGGACGGCCTCGGGCATGCGGTCGTTCGAGCTGGACCCGTCCACCATCAAGGTCGACTGGGCGCTGGACGGCCCGGTGCCGTGGGCATCCCCGCCGCCGTACGACCCCGGCACGTTCCACGTCGCGGACTCGGTCGAGCAGATGACCGAGGCCCTCGGCCAGCTCTCGGCGCGGACGATCCCGGCCGCTCCCTTCCTGCTGGCCGGCCAGATGACCACCACCGACCCGACCAGGTCACCGGGCGGGACGGAGTCGATGTGGGCGTACACGCACGTGCCGCAGGAGTCCGTGGCCGATGCCGGCGGGGAGATCCGTGGCGTGTGGGACCGGGACGACTGCGAGAGGTTCGCCGATCGCATGCAGGCGCGCATCGAGCGGCTGGCGCCCGGTTTCGGCAGCAGGATCATGGAGCGTCGGGTGCTGGGCCCCCGCGAGCTGGAGCAGCGTGACAGCAACCTGATCGGCGGCGCGATCAACGGCGGCACGTCCCAGCTGCACCAGGAGCTCGTCTTCCGGCCGGTGCCCGGCCTGGGTCGGGCCGAGACACCCATCCGCGGGCTCTACCTGGGCTCGGCCTCCGCGCACCCGGGCGGGGGAGTGCACGGGGGTCCCGGCATGAACGCGGCCCGGGCCGCACTCACACACAGCCGGATACGTCGAGGGACCTTTGGCCTCTTTCGGTGATCGGATGATTACGTCCGGCGCAAGCGGGTACCCGGATGCCACACGCGGCGGGCCAACTCGGCCCGCTACCGACGAAAGGTCGTGACATGGGATTTCTTCTCTGGATCGCTGCGGTGATCCTCGTGATCGCCGGCATCGTGACACTCATCAATGGCAGCCTCCTGCTGGGCATCGTGCTCATCGTGGTCGGCCTGGCCGTCGGCCCCGGTGGCTGGAGCATCTTCAACAAGCGCGGAGCCCGCGCCTAACTGCGGACGCACCGGGCCCGCCCTGTTCTTCGGAACGGGGCGGGCCTGTCTGTTTTCCGGGCACGCCGCGGTTGTGGACGTCCCGAGGGGGTAACCGCCCTGTGTCCGCGCCCAGCCCGATGCCAGCCCAAGGAGCCCCGTGTCCACTGATGCCATCGTCCTGCTCAAAGAGGACCACAAGCACATCCTCAAGACCTTCAAGGATTTCCAGGACGCCGGCGACGACGCCCACAAGACCAAGGGCGATCTGGTCGACCGGATGATCGAGCTGCTGACCGTGCACACCTACATCGAGAACGAGGTCATGTACCCGCGTGTGCGTGAGCTGCTGCCCGAGCTGGAGGACGACGTCCTCGAGTCGTACGAGGAGCACCACGTCGCCGACGTGCTGGTGATGGAGCTGATGGGCATGAAGCCCACCGATGAGCGGTTCACGGCCAAGACCACGGTGCTGATCGAGAACGTCACGCACCACATCGAGGAGGAAGAGGACGAGTGGTTCCCCAAGGTGCGGGAGGCACTCGGTCGCAAGACGCTGCAGGAGATCGGTGCGGAGATGCTCGAGGCGAAGAAGAAGGCGCCGCGCAGTCCCGCCCAGCCCAGCGCGTTGAAGAAGACCATCGACGCCGTCGTCAAGTAAGCGGCCGTGCGATCCGGCGCGGGGGCGCGCATGGCGGCCGGCGTCGCCACCGTGCCGGGACTGGTCCTGCAGGCAGCCGCCGGGATCGCAGGACTCGTCCGGCCGGCTGCCAAGCCGCTGCACCCGGCGGGGTCGCTCGTCGCCGTCACGATCCACCGGTACGGGATGCGGGACGTCGAACGTCTCGGGGTGCCATTCGTCGACGAGCCGGGAACGACCGAGGCCTGGGTCAGGTTCTCCCGCGCCGCGGGCCTGCCCCGTTCGCTGCCTGACGTCCACGGCATCGCGTTGCGGATCCCCGGTGCGGCGGCGGACGGCGCAGACGCGGACGTCCTCCTGGCGACCACCGGGATGGGACGGATCTCCCGCTTCGTCCTGGTCCCCGCGCGATCACGCGGCAGCGCGGCGTACTCGACGCTGCTGCCGTACCGGTCGCCGCGCGGTGCGGTGGTGCTCGCGGCCGTGCCCGAGGACGAGGACGCCTCGACGATGACGCTGGCGGCGGCGACGCCCGGGGGCCAGTGGATCGCGTTCGCGGACCTGTGCGTTGCGGAGAGCTCCGCCTCCGGATCGGGGGACGAGATCTCCTTCGACCCGATCCTCAACATGCTCGACGGGCTGTCGTACTACCTCTGGGCCACACGGCTGCGCGAAGGTTCGTATCGAGCGGCACGGTGGTCGCGCCGAGTCCGCGACTGACCGGCGCACGTCGCGCGGACACAGGACGAGGCTCGATCGAGCGTGTCGACCGAGCCTCGTGTCCGTGACGCTAGGCGGAGATGGAGGTGTGGTCGTCCTTGGTGGACAGCGCGATCTTGCGCGGCTTCGAGCGCTCGCTGACGGGGATCATCAGCGAGAGCACCCCGTGGTCGTAGCTGGCCGAGATGCGCTCGGTGTCCAGCCCTTCGCCGAGGGTGAACTGGCGCATGTAGCTGCCCGCCCGGCGCTCCTGGACGAGCCACTGGGCGCCCTCATGCGGCGCGGGGGTGCGCTCGGCGCGGATCGTCAGCAGGTTGCCGTCCAGGTCGATGTCGATCGAGCCCGGGTCGACGCCCGGCAGGTCGGCGTTGAGGATGTAGCTGTCGCCTTCCTTGACCAGATCGACGGGAACGGCGCGGGGTCCGGTGCGCAGCTGGGTCAGCCCGTTCGCCAGGCGATCGAGCTCGCCGAAAGGATCAAAGGTCATAGCGTTCATGGCAGATCTCCTTCCAGTTCAAAGTTGAGTCCGATCGGCTCAACTAGGACTTTTATAGGGCCGGCTCAAATATTCGGTCAAGTAGGTTTTCTGAGAAATCCCTGAGACTTCTGCGACCCTGCTGCGGCACTCAGCGCAAGGCGTCGGCGTGGGCTCCGCCCCGGATGACGGCCCGGCAGCTGCGCAGGAATGACGCTCCCACGGTCGTGGGATCGCCGAGGTAGCCGGCGACCATGACGCCGTCGCGCAGCAGCATCAGGTCGTCGGCGACGGCCGCCGGGTCCGGCAGGTCCAGCGGCGCCACCAGCTGCTCGTAGGCGCTCTTGCACCATGCCCGGTGGGCGTCCACTGTCTTGCGCACGGCCGTCTCGGGATCGGGGTACTCCGCTGCGGCGTTGATGAACGGGCAGCCGCGGAAGCTGGCGGTGCACGCGGCCGTCCCGGTGTGGTCGGCGATCAGTCGCAGGGCTTCGTCGACGTCCCCGTCGGCATGGGCGATGGCGGCCCCCATGCCGTCGCGCTCGGCGGCGGCGCGGCCCTCGAGATAGGCGACCACGAGCTCGTCCTTGCTGCGGAAGTGGCGATAGAACGTCACCTTCGTCGTGCCGGCGCGCTCGATGACCTTGTCGACGCTGACCGCGCGCAGACCGTAGGCGTAGAACAGCTCGTTCGCGGCGTCGATCAGACGTTCCCGCACGGATCCCGGCACGGTCCCGATCATAGGTGCCATGTCCACCACCGAGACCCCGCGCATCGCCCCGGCGCTGCGCCAGCTGTACCTCGTCCGATTCGGCTTCGCCGTCATCTGGGCTGCCTTGCTGTTCGCCACCGGCTCCGACATCGGAGTCGTGAGCGGGACGCTGTTGATCGTCTACCCGCTGTTCGACGTCGCCGCCGCCCTCTTCGACCTCCGCACGTCCAGGGGCACCCGGCCCGCCGCGGGCCTGTACGTCAACATCGGCCTCAGTCTGCTGACTGCTATCGGACTGGCCGTCGCCGTCGGCTCCGGCATCCCCGACGTGCTGCGGGTGTGGGGCGTCTGGGCGATCACGGCCGGCCTCGTCCAGCTGGTCGTGGCGCTCGGGCGTCGTGGCATGGGTGGCCAGCTGCCCATGATCCTCAGCGGTGGCATCTCCGTGCTGGCCGGCGCCGGATTCGCGACGCAGGCATCTGCCGGCGACCCCTCGCTGACCAACCTCGCCGGCTACGCGACCCTCGGCGGCATCTTCTTCCTCGTCTCCGCGCTGCGCCTCGGGCGCACCGCGAAGGAGGCCTGACATGCCGGCACCAGCTTCGACGTCATCGTCATCGGCGCGAGATCTGGCTGCGCCTGCTGGAGACGTACGGCCGGGACGCCTGAGCGGCGCGGTTCGGTGGGCCCCGTGGGACTCGAACCCACAACCCGCGGATTAAAAGTCCGCTGCTCTGCCAATTGAGCTAGAGGCCCGGGTCGTGGGACGTCATGCACAAACCGACTGCACGGTGTCCGTACCCGATCACGAGTATCGCAGAGGTGTCCCGCCGGCGGCGGGCGGAGCCTACGCCGAGGTGCCCGCGCCGCCGATCGTCCGCAGCAGCGCGGCCGCGATCGGGGCTGAGTCGACGTCGCCCCGCACCGCCAGCTGCAGGCTGTAGCCGACGCAGATCGTCACGAACGCCTCGGCGGCCTGCTCGGCGCGCGATTCCGCCGCTGCGGGCATCGACGCGACGACGCTGGCGCGCGGCTCAGCCAGCTGGCGAGTGACCGCCTCGGCCAACGCTGGGGTCAGGGCCGTGGCACCGGATCACGACCAGGAGCTGGATCGCCTCCGAGGCCTCGGGGCGACCGTCGTGGCCGAGCAGACCGCCGGCAGCCTGCGGTGGACCACGCTCGCGGACCCCGAGGGCAACGAGTTCGACCTCATCGCGGGCTAGGACGGCCCGCTGAATCGCGGTTGAGCTCCGTCGATGTGCTCAACCGACCGGCCGGTCGTACGCCGAATGGAGTACGCCATAGTGCCTGCCGTGGCCGGACGTTTCGGCGCCGCTGGAATGACAGCGTGATCGGCATGACTATTCAACTCCCGGCGCCCGACCACACCGGTGCCGACAAGAAACCCAAACGATCACCGGCCAAGACCCTGCTGCCCTGGCTCGTGCTGGCTGCGTGGATCGGGCTGCTGGTGGGCGGCTTCTCGCTCGCCGGCAAGCTCGACTCCGTGACCCGCGACGGCCAGGCGGACTACCTGCCGGCCAACGCCCAGTCGACCAAGGTGCTTCAGGCTGAGGCAGGGCTGCCCGGCGGTGAGAACGGCCTGCTCGTGATCTTGTACGAGCGACCCGGCGGCCTCGACCCGGGCGATCGGGAAGCGGTCGTGAGCGGCCAGGCCGAGCTGGCGGAGCGGCTGGGCACCGACGCGGAGGTGTCGCCCGAGATCGTTCAGTCCGACGACGGCACGTCCCTGATGTACACGGCGTCGCTGGGGGGTGAGGCGGTCGCCGAGGAAGCCGGAGCCACCGCCGATGCGCGCAAGGCACTCACCGGCCATCCGGACGGTCTGGACGTCTACGTCACCGGTCCGACCGCGCTGGGGGCCGACATGGACGAGGTCTTCGACGCCGTGGACTCGACCTTGCTGCTCGCCACGGCCGTGGTGGTGGCGCTCCTGTTGATCGTGACGTACCGCAGTCCACTGCTGTGGCTGGTCCCGCTGGTCTCGGTCGGGGCCGCCGCGATCGCGTCGATGGGTGTCGTCTACGCACTGACCCAGATGTTCGACTTCACGATCACGAGCATGAGCTCAGCGCTGCTGATCGTCCTGGTCTTCGGCGCGGGCACCGACTACGCCTTGCTGCTGGTGGCTCGCTACCGCGAAGAGCTGCACCGCCACGAACGACCCATCGACGCGATGCTGGCGGCACTGCGCGGAGCCGGACCGGCCATCCTTGCTTCGGCCGCGACGGTGGTCGCGGGCCTGTTGTGCCTCCTGGCCGCGGATCTCAACAGCATCAGCAGTCTCGGCCCGGTGGGTGCGGCGGGCATCGGCGCCGCACTGGCGGTCATGCTGACCCTCTTCCCGGCCCTGCTGGTCCTGCTCGGACGCCGGATCTTCTGGCCGTTCGTGCCGCGCGTCGGCGATGAGGTCCGCGCGTCCGGATCGAGGTGGGCTCGACTCGGCGAGCTGGTCGCGCGCCGACGCGTCATTGGCTGGGTGGCGCCGCTGGTGGTCCTGGGCGGTCTCGCGCTGGGCACCGTCGGCGTCAACAGCGCACTTCCACAGCTGGAGCAGTTCGCCCGTTCGACACCGGACTCGGTGACCGGGGCGAAACTGATCGAGGATCGCTATCCCGACCAGGGCGGTCAGCCGCTGACCGTGATGAGCCGACCGGACAACAGTCGTGAGGTCCTGGCAGCCGTCGAAAGCACGTCGGGGGTCGCCAGCGCCGAGATCGGCCGGGCCGGCGCCGACTGGGTGGAGATCTCGGCGATGCCGGTCGACGCGGCGGAAAGCGCGGGCGAGACCGCGACGATCAAGGACCTTCGGGAGAACGTGCGAGAGGTCGCCGGTGAGGACGCGCTGGTCGGCGGCTCGAGCGCCGAGAAGCTCGACGAGGCCGAGACCAACAAGAGCGACCGCAATCTGGTGATGCCGCTGATCCTGCTGGTGGTGCTTGCCATCCTCGGGCTGCTGCTGCGGGCAGTCGTGGCACCGCTGGTGCTGGTCGCCACCGTCGTGGTGTCCTACTTCGGAGCCCTCGGACTGTGCAACCTGGTGTTCGACCACGTGTTCGGGTTCGCCGGGATGGAGTCGTCGGTGCCCCTGATCGGGTTCCTCTTCCTGGTCGCGCTCGGTGTCGACTACAACATCTTCTTGATGAGCCGGGTCCGTGAAGAAGCCGTCCGGCACGGGACTGTCGAGGGCACGAAGCGTGCCCTTGCCACGACCGGTGGCGTGATCACCTCGGCCGGCGTCGTGCTGGCGGCGACGTTCGTGGTGCTCGCCTCGCTGCCGCTGGTCATGCTGGTCGAGATCGGGGTCCTGGTGGCCGTCGGCGTGCTCATCGACACCTTGCTGGTGCGGTCCATCGTGGTTCCAGCGCTGACGATGTCGCTGGGTTCGCGGATATGGTGGCCCAGCAGGCTCTGGCGTGCAGAACAGGACCGTGTCGATGACCGTGCGTGAACGATGATGGTGCTTCGTCCGCCAGTGGCCGATTGGCTGCTGGCGGCGGGGTCGTTCGTGCTCGGCGTCGTCGGCGCGGTGACGCTCGAGTCGGTTGACTACGACGGCGAGCGCCGTGTCGATCTGTTGGCGATCGCGCTGCTGGGCGCGATGTCGGCGCTGTTGCTGGCTCGCCGGCGATGGCCGATCCTCGTCGTCCTGGCGGTCATCGCCGTGTCGACGCCGTACCACCTGCTCGACTACCCCCACGAGGCCACGATGGCGGCCTCACTGGTGGCTGCCTTCACGGCGGCGCGCTACAGCGAACCGCAGCGGCGGGCGGTCGCCGCGCTGGTGGCGGTGGCCGCGGTGACCGTGCCGGTCCTCGCCGACGAGGCATCAGGGGGATCCGGCGATGCCCTCCTCGGCGCCGGCTGGCTGTTCATGGCCTTCTTTGCCGGGCTGGCGGTCCGCTTCTACCAGAACTGGACCGCCGCCGTCGCCGCGCGGGTCGAGCAGGAACGGGCCGACGAGGTCGAGCGGCGGGTCGCCGAGGAGCGGGTGCTGATCGCCGCCGAGCTGCACGACGTCCTGGCGCACGGCCTCGCGATCGCCAACGTCCAGGCATCCGTCGCTGCGCACCTGATAGACCAGCTGCCGATGCGCGGGGATGCGTCGCTGCGGGAGGTGTCCAGCACCTTGCACGGCCTGGCAGACACGAGTCGGGCCACGCTGCATGAGCTGCGTGCCGTGCTGGACGTGCTCCATGGTGGCGAGGGCGAGCCGACCGAGCCGGCGCCCCACCTCGGTGAGCTGCAGAGGCTGGTGGAGATGGCCGAGGCGGCTGATCTCCGGGTCGATGTGGAGGCGGACGGGCTGTCGGGCGAGCTGCCGGCGACGGTTTCCGTCGTGGCCTATCGGATCATCCAGGAGTCGCTCACGAACGTCGTTCGACACTCGACGGCCGATCACGCGACCGTCCGACTCGACCAGGACGGCCGCCGGCTCCGCATCGCGGTTGTCGATCAGGGGCCCGCGCGACCGAGCCCAGCCCGGGCGTCACCCGGATTCGGGATCGTCGGCATGTCGGGGCGAGCGCAGGCCGTCGGTGGACAGCTGTCCGCCGGGCCGGGGGAGTCCGGAGGATTCGAGGTGTGGGCCACTCTGCCTCTGCCGGATGCCTGGCCGGTGCCATCATGATCCGGGTGCTGCTCGCCGATGACCAGGCTCTGGTGCGCGGCGCCTTCGCGCTGCTGGTCAACTCCGCTGATGGCATGGAAGTGGTCGGGGAAGCCGGCACCGGCGACGAGGCAGTGGCGCTGACTCGGGACCTGCGCCCGGATGTCGTCCTGATGGACATCAGGATGCCGAGCACCGACGGCATCGAAGCCACGCGGCGGATCTTCGCCGACGAGGGAGCCACCAGCAGCAAGGTGCTGATCCTGACCACGTTCGAGACGGACGTGAACGTACTGCGGAGCCTGCGCGCCGGGGCGTGCGGATTCCTGCCCAAGGACACCCGCCCGGATGCGCTGCTGGAGGCCATCCGTACCGTCGCGGCGGGGGCGGCGCTGCTGTCACCCGGCGCAACCAGAGCGGTCATCACCCGTGCGCTGAGTCGTCCCGACGCGACCGCGCCCGAGCGGCTGGCCAGCCTGACGGCGCGCGAACGTGAGGTGCTTCAGCTGGTCGCCGCGGGCCGAAGCAATCAGGAGATCGCGGACGAGCTGATCGTCAGCCCGCTGACGGCCAAGACCCATGTGGGCCGCATCCTCGCGAAGATGGGCGCTCGCGACCGGGTCCACCTCGTGATCGCCGCATACGAAGCAGGACTTCTCTAGGTTCTTCGCCAAGCAGGGCGTTGCTGTCCGAGGGCATGATGCGGACCGGTTGCGCGTCGCCGAGTGGGAAACATGAGCGCATCTTCCCTTGCAGTGCCGGGGCCGAGGGCCGCCCAGCGCCCCGTGGGCCGACCGTACGGCAACCGCGCTGTGGGTGGAAGGCTACGGTGAGAGCCCGGTAACAATGTGGATGGAGAAGACATGACGGTCAAGCGCGACATCACAGTCAATGGCGGCATCCTCGTGGCCCACGACGGCTCCGACTCGGCCGATGCTGCGTTGCAGACCGCACTCCACGTCGCGGGCGCGTTCGGCAACAAGGTCGAGGTCGTCCGCGCCTGGAGCCTCGCATCGGCGCCGACCCCGCCCACGCAGGAGATCGGCTACGTGCCGCCGCTGGACGACTTCGAGGCAGCCACCCTCGCGGCCCTGGAGAGCGATGTCGCCGCGGTCCGCGCCGAGTATCCCGACGTCACGATCACCTGCTCGGTGGTGAACGGCAACGCCGCCGAGAAGCTCATCGAGGCATCGGAGCACGCTGACCTCCTCGTGGTCGGCAGCCGCGGGCGCGGTGGTTTCGCCGGCTTGCTGCTGGGCTCGACGAGTGACCAGGTCGTCCACCACGCCAAGTGCCGTGTGCTGGTCGACCGCGGCGGTCGCAGGTCCTCAGCCGACTGAGAGCTACCCACCGTCGCGTCGCGTGGACAACTACTCGGACGCAGAGTAGGACTTGAACAATGAGACTCGGACGGATCGTCGCAGGGGCGGGTGTCGCGGTCGGTGCCGTGGCGGCACGGGACCTGATGCAGAAGAAGCACGCGCTGATGCGCAACTACCCGGTGATCTCGCACGCGCGGTACCTGCTGGAGACCATCGGCCCCGAGCTGCGTCAGTACATCGTCACCGGCAACGACGAGGAGCGTCCGTTCAGCCGCGATCAGCGGTCCTGGGTCTACGCCTCGTCCAAGCTGGAGAACAACTACTCCGGCTTCGGCACCGACAACGACATCGAGCACATGCCGGGCTACGCGATCATCAAGCACCGGACGTTCGCCAACTCGCTGCCGCACGATCACGCCGAGGGCATCGGGCTGCCCAGCGCCAAGGTGCTGGGCGGTCCGCGCGGACGCGCCAAGGCCTTCCGCCCTGCGTCGGTCGTCAACATCTCGGGGATGAGCTTCGGCTCGATGTCGGCCAATGCGATCAAGGCCCTCAACGAAGGCGCCAAGATGGCGGGCTGCCTGCAGAACACCGGCGAGGGCGGGTTGTCGTCGCACCACCGCCAGGGCGGCGACATCATCCTGCAGATCGGCACGGCCTACTTCGGCTGCCGCAACCCCGACGGCACCTTCTCGTTGGAGCGGCTCAAGGCCGTCGTCGACTCGGCACCCGTCCGTGCCATCGAGATCAAGTTGTCGCAGGGTGCCAAGCCCGGCCTCGGCGGGCTGCTGCCCGCCGCCAAGGTCACCGAGGAGATCAGCCAGATCCGTGGCATCCCGATGGGACAGGACTGCGCGAGCCCTTCGCGGCACACCGCGTTCACCGATGTCGACAGCCTGCTGGACTTCGTCGAGCTGCTCGCCGACGAGACCGGGCTGCCGGTCGGCATCAAGAGCGCCGTGGGAGAGATGGGGTTCTGGGACGAGCTCACCACCCGGATG includes these proteins:
- a CDS encoding sensor histidine kinase; protein product: MADWLLAAGSFVLGVVGAVTLESVDYDGERRVDLLAIALLGAMSALLLARRRWPILVVLAVIAVSTPYHLLDYPHEATMAASLVAAFTAARYSEPQRRAVAALVAVAAVTVPVLADEASGGSGDALLGAGWLFMAFFAGLAVRFYQNWTAAVAARVEQERADEVERRVAEERVLIAAELHDVLAHGLAIANVQASVAAHLIDQLPMRGDASLREVSSTLHGLADTSRATLHELRAVLDVLHGGEGEPTEPAPHLGELQRLVEMAEAADLRVDVEADGLSGELPATVSVVAYRIIQESLTNVVRHSTADHATVRLDQDGRRLRIAVVDQGPARPSPARASPGFGIVGMSGRAQAVGGQLSAGPGESGGFEVWATLPLPDAWPVPS
- a CDS encoding response regulator, which encodes MIRVLLADDQALVRGAFALLVNSADGMEVVGEAGTGDEAVALTRDLRPDVVLMDIRMPSTDGIEATRRIFADEGATSSKVLILTTFETDVNVLRSLRAGACGFLPKDTRPDALLEAIRTVAAGAALLSPGATRAVITRALSRPDATAPERLASLTAREREVLQLVAAGRSNQEIADELIVSPLTAKTHVGRILAKMGARDRVHLVIAAYEAGLL
- a CDS encoding universal stress protein; amino-acid sequence: MTVKRDITVNGGILVAHDGSDSADAALQTALHVAGAFGNKVEVVRAWSLASAPTPPTQEIGYVPPLDDFEAATLAALESDVAAVRAEYPDVTITCSVVNGNAAEKLIEASEHADLLVVGSRGRGGFAGLLLGSTSDQVVHHAKCRVLVDRGGRRSSAD
- a CDS encoding FMN-binding glutamate synthase family protein; translation: MRLGRIVAGAGVAVGAVAARDLMQKKHALMRNYPVISHARYLLETIGPELRQYIVTGNDEERPFSRDQRSWVYASSKLENNYSGFGTDNDIEHMPGYAIIKHRTFANSLPHDHAEGIGLPSAKVLGGPRGRAKAFRPASVVNISGMSFGSMSANAIKALNEGAKMAGCLQNTGEGGLSSHHRQGGDIILQIGTAYFGCRNPDGTFSLERLKAVVDSAPVRAIEIKLSQGAKPGLGGLLPAAKVTEEISQIRGIPMGQDCASPSRHTAFTDVDSLLDFVELLADETGLPVGIKSAVGEMGFWDELTTRMATEDRGVDFVTIDGGEGGTGASPRVFADSVALPFRMAFARVYATFAAAGLADDVTFIGSGKLGLPDNAVVAFALGADMVSVAREAMLSIGCIQSQKCHTDRCPTGVATQDPWLAHGLDPASKAVRCSQYIQTLRKELVKISESVGVAHPGLITPDDIDILNGDYEARSLRDSYGYLDGWGNLGARLAEEITELMAPGGSRPESGSIEQGEGEKPLGQDTEIT